The genomic DNA ttcgaaactcaccggtcgactgggcaccatctagcaggcataattggcagtgcctgcaagaGTCACATGTCTGCTAGgatgggatgaccagactatgtgggtggggtcttcaaacactgtgtaaagaccctaATTAGCAGATAGTCGCCCGTGCAGAATGCTTGGGTGAAAAGGGGTTCCGCTAGGGACTGCAcgcaggtcagaggaggcgtgagcagcaatatacccgcCAATATACCCGCCAaaagtatagatagatagatagatggatggatggatggatggatggatggatggatggatggatggatggatggatggatggatggatggatagatagatagatagatagatagatagatagatagatagatagatagatagatagatagatagatagatagatagatagatagatagatagatggattctttattgatcctttgcaggaaatgtcttcgttacagcagctcacatcagacaataacaacttcttgtatacatacaacattcactTACAGTGTAAAGACAagcaataagaataaaaatttacagtatggtactatatacatgtaaactttttgatgttgtgtctgccctgtgatggactggcgccctgtccagggtgttactgtgtgccttactcccattgaaaagcttggatTGGCTCAAGcacttaagaaagtgagtgagtgaggtccTAATCCGATCCCCATCATGATCTGAACATCTGCTCATCTCTAAATTCTACTTTTGCAAATAAGTTGTGATAAGATGAATAGATATCAGTCGTGCTACTTGTGCAGACTTTGGATTTCAAGCTACTTTTGTTGCTGGAGGAGTTTTTTTTTAGAAGCtttagaaatgaaatgttctttCTTGGCTTGGTCGATTCACAGTGCACAACAAACGAAAGAAAACAATTTCACCTGGAACCATTTATTTTTCCATTACTGAGGAGCAAAATGACGACTGTGGTGGGTAAGAGCTGCTCCTGAAACCACTCTTTGTATTTCATTAGACCATTTTATTGGATGTACTGTGCCAAGAAAAGTAACTGCCCCCTTTCTGATTGcttgttattatatatttgtgtcACTACATGACTTCAGATCATTAACAAAACTACAACAAAGGAAATTTAAGTAGAAACACATTCTGGAATTGCAAGTCCTCCTTAGCTTCAGTTTCATAACTGGTTGCTCTACCTTTGGCATAAATTTATACAACTTGTTTAGGCACAACCTGCTTTTATTCGGTCCAAGTCAGAACTCTGGTAAATGATCACATTTTCTTCAGGGATTTTCTGACAGAAATGCAGATGCCTTGATTTACTCAGGCTGGGTTAAATCCTATTTGTTGGATATTAGATTTAAGAAAGGGAAAAGATTTCTCAAAGTCTATACTGGGCATCTGGGATATGACCTGGGAAGAGGGACATGGACTGGTCACATGGTCATATATTGAGTTTCAGTGCACCACCGTGTCCACTAGTCCAGTgtaggcttcatgttctgtctcaaatacgaaaCTAATCGTTCGTGTTCTGACCACccctctgcatccacagaattggttgggagttttccaaacttacccgagtcgtgtttttagctgctttagacttcaacatcttggacattttgactaagcaattgctaactgaattgctgtaggattgctaggacgcctcatagtgcagatcaaccagtaaacgtgaggcacttgaacgctacaagAATGAAAAATGtcaaatcgctaaacacaaaccttgaagtttgaattttacagccaattgcatattacacgggaaaagGCTCATTAGGGCCTTATATATAACATAAGTACCTTAATAAAATAGTGTATATAAATCTAATGTAATGGTGTAGGTTGCCTAAATTAAAAAACGATTCTTCACTTGGTGTTTGTGCACATTTAGCTCCTGATGAAGtctataactaaacaaatgtaAAGGAAGAATTACAAACAATACGTCCATGTTGTCCATATCAATAAGGTTTAATGGCACTAATCCATAACCCTGTCCGTATGTCATTGACAGGGTAACATGCCCCCCCAGTGTTCAAGTCAATGGAAATATTCTCCCTTGGCTGTAAAATCAAACCACTTACCAAATAACCAAATTCTCTATGAGTCAGTTTATATCAACAAGAAGTGAGTAACATGTTTTGATTAATCCATCTCAGTGCCAGCAGCCAGTGCTGAGCTGAAAGATTAATTCACTAATATTTTAACTGTGCAGTCCAGCCCTCGTCATTCTCCTACACTAATAAACTCCAGCCTTGATTAGCAGCGCTTTTGTGAAAAAGAGCCGATTAGAGATCAGAGATTAGAGTCGGAGCTCCGTGAGGCTTAAAGCCTCAGCATGTGGGATCAGGAAGTGGGAGTGAATGAGCGAGTGATGCTGAGAGAAGGCGAGGTGACATTATTTCAGCTCCTTCCTACGTACCCACAATCGATGCATTCGGGTCTGTACATGTGGGCTTAAAATGTTGGCACTGGCATTTACTAACAGTCATTTAAATAAGTCGTTTTCGGTGTTGTATGGGTTCATCATAGCAACCTCAGAATTGAATGAATTTAATGAACAATTGATTTCTCTGTatccattaattaataaaatttttcatcctgatcagggttgctgtgggtcacCTTGAACCTGGCACACACAAACAATTACTCCCTCTCTCCTAGAGGCATTCAAGAGTAGCCAGAATTTTTGGAAAGTGTGAGAAAACACCAATACTTGGTAGAACATGCCAGACTTCAACTGTGACCATTGGTTCTACACcactaaatttaataataatacacaacacattaaattttttactttgcaactgaatacaatgcacAGAACTGAAGGTTCTGAAGGTTAAGAGACTTGTTCAGGATCCCAACAGCAGTGGTGCAAAACTTAGCGGTGGAAGTGATGGTAGGgcatgaaccagtgaccttgtgGTTGCAAGTAAAGTACCTTATTTAGTCCAGAGCGAattgacacacgtcccctccgacacgtgtgcagtagccgactgcatctttttacctgcctgaggcaagttcatatgtggatcagccctgtgcacggagagccacaccctgatcaacgttattcctctactctgtgcagacgccatcagtcagccagcagaggtcgtaattgcatcagttatgaggaaccctatccggctccctaccttggttgaacaacagccaatcgtcgttcatgcggccgcccagcccagcccagacggatgacagagctgagattcgataagatgtattcgaaatcccagcactggttagctagtgtattttaccgctgtgccacctgagcacattTTCTCTGAATGTCTTTaaacaagggatcttcaaagagtttcctcactttaatattttggttatgaacggtgagggtgggaggagtagtgatcgatcgtgtctgagagactgagagatacttatagcgccatctgatttccacctttttggatgctcaaagaagctttaaggggaagaagattttcatgtggtgatgatgtgagagcagcgctgcatcagtggctacacgctcaaccaaaaacgtttttgctgatggcattaaaatgttggtacgacgctggaaaaatgcatcggaaggcgacTGTGTAGGAAAgtgatgtgatttgtttttaaaattcttaataaacactCACAGTTTTACTatcagtcccaacttttttataaatggggtttgtagttgCTAAAGTTATGCATCAGTGGCTCTATGGAGACTACAAGTATTAGATCTTTGATGGTAGCGTTTAGGAAGCTGTTCTGAGTCCCGCAGCATCTCTCTAGTTGAGACCCACCAGTGTCAGATGGTGAGATCATCAGTTGTAGAATGAGCACGTTGGAAATGCTGGCAGAGGAACTAACAAGCCGCTCCAAGATCTGAAGTGTGTGTGGAAAGCAGGAGGTGAAGAGttcatcccacacacacacacaaagcactttAGCTTGTTAACCAGGCGGTTCTAGTGGCAGGACGCCAGCTCATGATAAGCCAGCGAGGACACTTATTATTTTCATCTCATTTCCATTAttcgcttcatcctggtcaggtctGGTTTCAAcaaaaaacactgggcacaaggtagGAATATCCAGACATAActgatcatgtctgtgcagacgcccggCCGGCTAAGAGCACAGCCGAGATTTAAACCTGGTGTAAAAGCAATTTAAGCCGTGCCTTCGCGTCCGACAATTAACTGGCAAGTATACCACATATAccaagcacaccagcgccgagattctgaactcctcggttcgaaactcggcgttgccacatGTCGActaggcgccatctagcaggcataattggcagtgcctgcaggaagggacgactggactatgtgggccATTAATCGCTTTATCTtaaatttttcccacttttttcccccaattttctcccctaatctagtcgtgtccaggttgcagctgttgggcccttaaccctcaattgctcatactgtacactgtaactgtactgtaaatcgctttggataaaggcgtctgctaaatgccaaaaatgtaaatgtaaatcagccgcagtcgcaccagttatgaggacctacgatccgactttttaccctctaaccctgaacaacagccaatcgttgttcatgccgcccagcccagtcggaaaggcagagctgagattcgatacgatgtattcgaaaccccgactctggtgcgctagcgtactttaccgctgcgccacctaagcggccaTTAATCGcttttaatcctggtcagggtcgcagtgggtctggtttcaccaaaaaaacactgggcacaaggtagGAATATCCAGACATAAacgatcatgtctgtgcagacgcctgGCCGGCTGagagcacagctgagatttaaacctagTGTAATAGTGTAATTACTTACTGTATGTTAGTCAGACACTTGAGGGTAAACGTATACAGTTCGGTACTAAAGAGTCAGTTATAGAGTTTACTAGAGCACTTCACTTCCCATTCATGCATCGAAAAGGTTggctgaataaaataaatacactatatgaccaaaagtatttggacacctgaccatgagcttgttggacgtcttattttaaaaaacaaactgtattaaaatagagtcaaaAGATCTGATTTGTATGGCCTCACTTGATgctccggttcattccagagctgttgagctgggctaaggtcagggctctgagcagACCACTggagagcttgctttgtgcacggggcacagtcatgctgaaacagaaaagggccttccctaaactgatgctgCAACATTTGAAGCATGtcattatataattgatttattacaccttttagcaactgtggctgaaacacatgaatttaaaatgtAGAGGCATGAATTAGACCGTGCTGTCTACTGCACTTAAAGAAGAGACATCGGAAACAGAAATCATAACCATCGGCTCTATTTAGGAGCTTGTTATAACCTTACATGGActgaaaaaacaacaaacaggtaataaataacacaattgTCATCGCCGTGTAGACGAAAAAATCAACAATAAGAAGTAGGATGCAATTAGAAGTCCTGGTCACATTAGAAGCTCGgcattcagtttgttttttgaaGTGGGCATGGTTGGGCTGCGACTAAAACGTTTGAGTAAGCAAAAGGTTCAGTAAGCAATTCAGCCGTGCCTTAGCATTGTAGCTATACCCAACAAGTGGCTGTCaaattccttctttttttaaattttgtttatgcattttctcccttttttttccttttagtgcgtccaattgcccgattgcgtcatgctttcctctccaccaatgccgatccctgctctgattgaggagaatgaagctaactcacgcccctctgacacatgggcagcagtcgtatgcattttatcacctgcactttgacgagtgcagtgcagctcagcgttgtgtacggagagacacaccctaacggcactcttttctcatctctgtgcgggcgccatcgatcagccagcagaggtcgtaactgcattagttatgagttATGAAAGAGACCCTATccagctttaatatcccacccctatctgaacaacaggccaatcgttgttcatgtggctgctcagcccagccagatggcagagctgagactcgatacgatgtattcgagatcccagctctggtgttccagcgtgtgtttttaccgctgcggcaCCTGAGCGACGTTTAATAACACGTTTATAAAGCACACTGCTATCATACATTAAGGTCTTACACTATTTTGGATCAGCTGTGTAGCATCATGAAGCACCACAGCAATTGCACTACGGGTCACATGACTTATTTATTAGTAAAGTGACCAATTTTATGCACAGATTTTGGAATAAAGAACTGTTATGACCGGGTCTTAACATTTTTGATGCTAGAGTTCATGATGCGACTTCTATCCGCCACTATTTTCAACACTAGGAAACAGCAGAGAGCAGCGTGTCCATCTCACCGTTATTCCTTATTACAGGTCCTTGATTTTTCTCCAGAAGGAACGTGAACGAGGCCATTTCTACACCAGACTCTTATCAGTACGAGCTGAAGAAATAAATTAGCTCTGCTCTTAATGGACCACGCAGTCACGGCTCATCTCGGAGCCGAGTGTGTTTGGAAGAACgttgaacatctgtacataacATGTGGACTAACAGGACTGGGGATCAGGCGGATGGCGCTACACACTCATCACCTTTTACATGATGTTAAGATAATAAGCGACGCTTTTCATGTGTGCAGAATGATCTTGGATTTGCTTGTAGATGCTGAAGAACAAGCCGCAGCCGTTAATCTCCTCCAGTCCGGTCGCATCAGAAAATCCATTTTAATCCAGAATATTTAAAACCACACTGATCGATGGTCGAGTCTATTTTTCACCAGTCAGATATAAAGCGATCCGTCAGCCGGCCCGACGTATCCCACAGCGATGAGCAGGACGTCGATGAGGGTCCAGATGCCCAGTCCTCCGAAACTGAAGAGCTTCCCCAGTCCTTCTCTCCACTGACCCAGATAGAAGCGGTCGGCTCCGAACCCACCCAGTGTGATGCTGTTTGGAGCAGGAGGGACGAGAAATCAAACGAAATCAAACAAGTGCATCAGGAAATTCTGAATGTGTGTAAACCTGGTGAAACGTGACACAGGTGAGGCGAGTTACCTGAGCGTCAGCGCTGTGGACCATTTATATCCTCCGGTCCAGTTACAGAAGAGACGCTTCTGGAATTCCCTGTTCCCTGTTCAGAGAGGCAGTTTTACATGGTTATAAGCATTTCATTACCTCACATTACAGTTatattacacactatatggctgaaagtatgtggacaccatgagcttggaccatgagcttgttggacatcccatttcaaaacaaatacgaggttcttcaaaaagtttctgcacttttatattttggttataagcggtgagggtgggaggagtagtaattggtcatgtccactgatgtcagtaatgtcagttactctaatctgaccacattttttcagtaacaagtcatctaacgagttactatttccaatccagtaatcagattaaagttacttatccaagttactgtgcgttactattttttgtcattttccttagtaaaaagatatacagtatttttgcttttttcttgcgtctcggggagtgacgtctggcctatgcgacaattaagtcacgagctgcgtccgaaatcgcatacttacagagtacgtactagattgtaggaagtatgcactactcggccggtaaaaaagtacatactttcagtacagaagtatgcagtatgcacacaacaccgctacgcactacatccgccatgttaccaacgtcaagtgatgacgtggggacgtgaggacgtgatatcaccatagttacagactcattacaaaccccactcgccaaaatttgggatatttatcgtctttttgttatttatttgtctttaaaaaattttcttttatttatcttactaacacttgtgaacagaggactccgttttccacgtctttcttgtttcttattattttattttttataaaaacaattatttatgttAAGTTAATTCAAGAGaaactgtctattttatttttataaaaacgtATTTTTTTCAGGAAATAGTTTTTCAGTTCAACTTTAAATGTCAGGAGATACATTGTTACTGTTAAAAATGCACTTCCAATAAAGTGAGTATTGGCAAAACTGGTTGTCATCTTTATGTTGAGGCGGTGGGGGGTGTTgtcggcagctgctgaatgtaactaataaagtaacttgtaatctaacttagttacttttaaaaacaagtaatcaataaagtaactaagttactttttaaaggagtaatcagtatcagaaatcagattactttttcaaggtaactatgccatcactggtcatgtctgagagacgcttatagtcgtggtgtatatagtatagcttatagtccggattttgctccatctgatttccacctttttggacgctcaaagaagctttaaggggacgaagattttcatgtgatgatgatgtgaaagcatccgtggctacgagctcaaccaaaaacattgtttgctgatggcattaaaaagttggtacgacgctggaaaaatgcatcggaaggcgacAGTGTAGAAAAGTGACGTCATCCCTCGTAGTATTAAAAtactgtgtgatcttttcagctgtaacagcagccacaaattcccacagacaattcccagtctagtcgtatccaattacccgactgcattacgcttcctctgtactTATGCTGATTTCCAcggctgattgaggagagcgacactctgcatcttttcacctgcacgagacgggtgcatatgcggatcagctttgtgtacggagagacacaccctgtccacattattcctcagctctgtgcaggcatcatcaatcagccagcagaggtcgtaattgcataagttatgaggtccctatccgacttcccatcctgtatgaacaacaggccaatcgttgttcatgtagccacccagaccagccagatggcagtttgtttgtttgtttattaggattttaacatcatgttttacacttttggttacattcatgacaggaatggtagttactcattacacaagattcatcagttcacaagtttaatattgaacacagtcatggacaatttagtatctccagttcacctcacttgcacgtctttggactgtggaaggaaaccggagcacccggaggaaacccacacagacaaggggagaacacgcaaactccacacagaaaggacccggaccgccccacctggggatcgaacccaggaccttcttgctgtgaggtgaccgtgctacccactggatagccgagtttcaaaccgatgaGTGTttcaccgctgcaccacctgagcggccacaaattcccacagacgtccGTCAAAGTCTTGTGATAAGCCTTCTCTGCTATAgataaaaagatcacataagaGACACTCTgtattaatagcatttgtttttttaattaagatgtcaagtgtccaaatacttttgaccatacagtgtatatttaGATACTGTAGCTGCACCAAATaccaaatgtaatttatttctggTGCAGAGAGAATCAGGTTTTGTGGGATGTGTGAGATACATGCTGCGTCTATAATGGATTTAAAATTCATTCCATTATTATACAGAAGCTTTTACACGTTTTCTTTTGCTTCGGCATAATTATACAGAAACTAAAAGCACATCTACTCATCTATTCTACCCTTTATAACCAAGATTTTCTCTCTTCTTCATTTCCTGTTCGGCTCTTTTAACACCAAGGTCAGTCGCACACTCACAGACGATTTTATTCAAGCTTCTTTGTATGAATGAGGGAGCTTTTAGAAGCTCCTTTAAAACTGGAGGGCGATATTATCACCCGCATTACTTGTATCGCCTCAAGCATGTCTGGGAGACCGTCTGAATGAATTCTTAGCAGCTCGGCCGCGGGGGAACACTGTGCAGAATCGAGTGCACCAATATAGCCGCAGTACACACGGGGGATATGAGAGAAGTGGGCGAGCAGTCGTAAAAGCATTAGTACTAAACGGGTCCAAGCGGAGCTTGTGTCTTTTTAGGTTAACATACACGTGCACAGCTGGAAGAAGGAAAGTTTGGAACTGGCAGATCGCTACTGCAAATATACAGAAtgaaagggcggcacggtggctaagtgggtagcactgtcgcctcacagcaagaaggtcctgggttcgatctccaggtggagaggtccgggtcctttctgtgtggagtttgcatgttctccacgtgtctttgtgggttttctccgggtgctccggtttcctcccacagtccaaagacgtgcaagtgaggtgaactggacatacaaaattgtccaggactgtgtttggtatggccttgtgaactgatgaatcttgagtaatgAGCAACTACCgttccagtcatgaatgtaaccaaaagtgtaaaacatgacgttaaaatcataataaacaaacaaacagaatgaTAGGTcctctagatcaggggtgtcaaactcacggcccgcgggccagatccggcccgccgcgtcatttgatccggcccgcgagagcttaaacgactgtacgattgttgtgatggttcgagtcgttacagagacgcgcttataatttaatgcgctcctgcgcctttaagagacaacgtgacattgtagtcatggcaactaactttaaccttcgctaaaaagccatgtgacttttacggcaaaagaacgcggggtagcgtagtcagtaatgtaaacaataataaataaatacaaataattatcttgcaatataatacccaagcatcgtctgtaagtagtggcgtttatattctcagttgttagtaaatgtttagtgagtatatcacagcgttttagttacaaatttaccgtaattaaatactgttgttactgttactatagcaattagtatctttacacacaattttaactcgttattttacgtttggttaaatctcatattgtaccagatgtaacacttgactacagctgtgtgcttttactgtattaagttctttattgtttttattgtttgtatttttacttcattctggtgcacacagtgtatcacacagctggggagcaaataaaccgactgtattctgaagagagctgtctgtctgtctgtctgtctgtctgtctgtctagctgagaaagggggataaactattagtgagggcagaatgattgtcttaaaaatacactgtaaaatcctaaataaacggcatatttcaaaatgcatgctgattttgtgacctgcaaagtgacacatcccgccagtagatgatgttacacatatttacacatgattctaaaatgtacaagaagataattaagaaaattaagcataaggaggaaatttaatgaaagtgaaaacaagtttgtgcttcaggaagagaaaccggtgcgtctcttgtgttatgaggccgtgtctgtggtaaagtagaacaatataaatgcagaattcagcctccaaaaaaaccagcaatgtgactgcaatcacagcaggatacgttacaatcggccctttgagggccaccataatgctgatgtggccctcggtgaaaatgagtttgacgcCCCTGTTCTAGATGTAAATAATGACCCTTTCTATTATTAAAGCCTTAATCTAAACATACTGTCACATTTGTTGTTCTGGTCATATCTGTTTCCCCCAGTTTCATTAGTCACTCTTTCGTCCAGCTACACAAAAGGAAGAAAAATCCATACCCAAGCAGTTGACATGGTCCAGAACCTTGCAGGTGGCGTTGTAGCGTTTGCGGGGACAGGAAACGGTCATGCACGTGGTGGAGACGTTGCAGTGGTACTGTGATGGATGAAGCTGCCAACAAAACTGACAGTCCACCGTCAGATTAAAGGTCTTCTGTTGCTGCTTAGAGCCGTCCTgaaaatacacagcacagcacacagAGCCGGGATTATCAAAGGGGGTCTGGAGAACATTTcggtcatcaaagtgtgaacatgagacgaatctgcatttgtgtggaataagcgtcagatccagtgttacagctccacatgtatctgtgtttatctggattttcctccctgtttcacttttaatcttgtgttacagctcgagcttctgagaaattgtctaaagagtctaaaacgcttctggttaaaaaaaagcttaatgtagttcaatgtattaaaagaaccacacaaaaacttcttttaattatacagcagtgcaaaagcggttttgtcacttctcatgtgaatgcgccgttgctgaacggaatacggtattccaagatcaagcatctccacgattaagaagcgtaagaaaacaataaagaggtaaatgtaaagtgcagcttttattgtatttaactgtttttaattgtatttcagtgtgtttatattatatttgtgttattttcagtgtacaaGCGTCAAAAACAATCTCATtgttttacatgagcctaaaatatgtgcagtttcacaggaccatggacgcattaacaggtttcccaaacatccttataggaaaaaataccttgaaattatatatatatatactgtatatatatatatatatatatatatatatatatatatatatatatatatatatatatatatatatatatatatacacacacatacagtgtatcacaaaagtgagtacacccctcacatttctgcaaatattttattatatcttttcatgggacaacactatagacatgaaacttggatataacttaagagtagtcagtgtacaacttgtatagcagtgtagatttactgtcttctgaaaataactcaacacacagccattaatgtctaaatagctggcaacataagtgagtacaccccacagtgaacatgtccaaattgtgcccaaatgtgtcgttgtccctccctggtgtcatgtgtcaaggtcccaggtgtaaatggggagcagggctgttaaatttggtgttttgggtacaattctctcatactggccactggatattcaacatggcacctcatggcaaagaactctctgaggatgtgagaaataaaattgttgctctccacaaagatggcctgggctataagaagattgctaacaccctgaaactgagctacagcatggtggccaaggtcatccagcagttttccaggacaggttccactcggaacaggcttcgccagggtcgaccaaagaagttgagtccacgtgttcggcgtcgtatccagaggttggctttaaaaaatagacacatgagtgctgccagcattgctgcagaggttgaagacgtgggaggtcagcctgtcagtgctcagaccatacgccgcacactgcatcaactcggtctgcatggtcgtcatcccagaaggaagctgacgcacaagaaagccagcaaacagtttgctgaagacaagcagtccaagaacatggattactggaatgccctgtggtctgacgagaccaagataaactcgtttggctcagatggtgtccagcatgtgtggcggcgccctggtgagaagtaccaagacaactgtatcttgcctacagtcaagcatggtggtggtagcatcatggccttgggctgcatgagtgttgctggcactggggagctgcagttcatt from Trichomycterus rosablanca isolate fTriRos1 chromosome 11, fTriRos1.hap1, whole genome shotgun sequence includes the following:
- the tm2d3 gene encoding TM2 domain-containing protein 3; this encodes MDANRFYEIFERGRSIMRKYGFVFLLFTNIFLRSADGYLTSAHVAQEPPYTPQHNPAIPSPVGSTVSTPPSERPTAVEDHTALCPSGGDCSKLPADCFSCAYHHNCSYGKPTNFTCTAKNEVHCVDGSKQQQKTFNLTVDCQFCWQLHPSQYHCNVSTTCMTVSCPRKRYNATCKVLDHVNCLGNREFQKRLFCNWTGGYKWSTALTLSITLGGFGADRFYLGQWREGLGKLFSFGGLGIWTLIDVLLIAVGYVGPADGSLYI